One region of Mucilaginibacter gotjawali genomic DNA includes:
- a CDS encoding nitrilase-related carbon-nitrogen hydrolase codes for MVNLSIVQFTPVWGDKPHNLHQITTLLKDLKADIIVLPELCTTGYSFLNQQEALIGGEDETGEGVKLLRHLAVQLQSMIVAGFAEKAGDKTYNSALVALPDNTFKIYRKTHLFFKEKLCFEPGNSGFFVVDHPLADCKVGIMVCNDWRYPEAARSLALHGADVIACPSNLVSTLWGVGMPARALENKVYLAVTNRCGTEKRILEDGSEQALTFNGGSVVYDFNGAPLLQAGKEEDAVLTVQIDPHLTRDKSFNAYNNLFTDRRPGMYSLD; via the coding sequence ATGGTAAATTTGAGTATCGTACAATTCACGCCAGTTTGGGGTGATAAACCGCATAACCTTCATCAAATTACCACACTGCTTAAAGATCTTAAGGCTGATATCATTGTATTGCCCGAACTTTGTACCACCGGGTATTCATTCTTAAACCAACAGGAAGCTTTGATTGGCGGCGAAGATGAAACAGGTGAAGGTGTTAAGCTCCTCCGTCACCTGGCTGTTCAATTGCAATCAATGATCGTTGCCGGTTTTGCGGAAAAAGCTGGCGATAAAACGTATAACTCCGCTTTGGTTGCGTTACCTGATAATACCTTCAAAATATATCGTAAAACACATCTTTTTTTCAAAGAAAAACTTTGCTTTGAACCCGGCAATTCAGGCTTTTTTGTGGTTGACCACCCACTGGCGGATTGTAAAGTTGGGATAATGGTTTGTAACGACTGGCGGTACCCCGAAGCGGCCAGGAGCCTTGCTTTACATGGAGCTGATGTGATTGCCTGCCCAAGCAACCTGGTTTCAACTTTATGGGGCGTGGGCATGCCTGCACGGGCACTTGAAAATAAAGTATACCTGGCAGTAACCAACCGCTGCGGCACCGAAAAAAGAATACTGGAAGACGGCAGCGAACAAGCCTTAACATTTAACGGCGGATCGGTGGTTTACGATTTTAATGGCGCACCATTGCTCCAGGCAGGTAAAGAGGAAGATGCGGTATTAACGGTTCAAATTGATCCGCATTTAACGCGCGATAAATCATTTAACGCCTACAACAACCTTTTTACAGACCGAAGGCCGGGTATGTATTCTCTCGATTAA